The stretch of DNA AGAGAAGCAGCTCAGTGTTGTCAGTGCGACTGAGagcatgtgtctctctctccttgcagtCAGTCTTCATCAGGCCCCTGACACGCCACAGCATCACCCAGCAGAACGGGCATAGCCTGACACCTAGTGGCAGCTTTTGGTTACTGCAACAGAATTTGAAACGAACAAACCAGGAAGATgtgttcacctttttttttgcagtgccaaacttaaaaaaaaaaaaaaaaggatcatgAAAGAACACTGAGCTTCATCCCAGTTTACCTCACCAACAACACACAGATTGACCTGAATGACCACTAAATCCACAATTTTCAGGGTTTAAAGTTCTTCGGCACTGTGTCTAATTTCAGGCATTGAGCTGTCTAGGATTTAAAACATACTCAGTTGAATACAATGGACACTTTTGCCCCTGAACAAATTTCCAGGCTCAGAAGTTTGAAAGCAGTGAACAAATCCAACAGAGTGTGCTGCTCTGCTTCTGATCTGGGTTTCAGTCCCAGGAGGAAGCTTCTTGCTGTGAGCGGCTGTAAAACAcaggggaggaaaggaaggagggacagactctctctctctctctctctctctctctctctctctctctctctctctctctctctctctctctctctctctctctctctctctctctctgtgtgtgtgtgtgtgtctcagggctGACAGCAGGAATGAATGGCAGCTGTGGGAGGAGGGCATGTGGGTGTGTTGATCTTTATGTTTCCATTCAAGTCCCAGAATTCCTGTCTGCTCAAACCCAGGCACATGATACCTGAACCAGGCTGACCTGGGTCAAACTTCTTGCTGTGTGTgattctgttttgtctgttttttctcttaaataaTCACAGAAGTATTAACCTGGAACCATAAATGAGAAGTAATTCCCAGTCTGACCCTTAAATACCTGATGACTTCCAATAAACATATGTGTTACTTTGGGGGCTGgttgtaggctatttatatgaacaTAAGTCCAAGTGTGAAGgaatttatcattaaaatcatgtattaCGTTAGCCTTTGTATGGCCTCAGAGTTAAGCTGGTGATATTTGCAATGGATCAGACCCTCTACCAGCTTATCTCATTTAGAAGTAATCAGTTACTTTTCTGGAATTTATGATTAGGTCTGTTCATTAACTAGGTCTGTTTCTGGAaagtttttattggtttattacCTGATTGATTATGTAAGACATGCAAAGTAGCctatatgtaaaatctgaagaCCTTAAAAGCTATCTGTCACCTCTGTCATGTTGACAATCTACCTCCAAGCTTTGGTGTGTATgattctcctgctgtcacagcattaaaggcctgaagaccatctgactgttcatttttgttgtagAATTCCACGACACAAGATAAGCCAAAGTTTATTTgaacactgacagcagcagcttctgttGTCACTCTGAAGGGGGCTTACATGAAAATTCATTTGATGCAGAGCCATTTATATgtattctttcttctttttttaaatcaccacTGACTCAGAGGAACACTTTGCACACCTTGATTATTTCATGAGACACGTGCGTATGGCTGATCTAAAGTTACAGAGAGACACACTGTCTAACTTGCaatgacacatttacacatttatttgtgatgtttcGGTGCTCTAGACCCGACCCTATCCTAACTGCTTACATTAAATGAGTAGGTTACTCTAAAATAAATGCTCAGGGCTCCAAAGGCTAACTGCAttctcaaaaatgtacaaaaatgtgaATGCCTACATTCACACATATAGCAGGTTACACTGTAGATGAACTACAGGGATAAATTTATTTGGCATATGGAATTAACATCAGTAATAAAAACCCTCCATGATAATAAATACAACAGACCACATGGCTTCAAAAAAGTGCAGTTGCACCAcccagctttttctttttctcttttttcacctTGATATGCACACAGAACTTGTGTTATTGGTATTgttattgtgtatttgttttattttattttttaactgataGGCTTCATAGACGATCGTTCGGGAGAAGATCTCCCCTCTCTCAGACAGAATCTCTGCTGTTGTGTTCTTGTGCATAAAAGAATTGATCCTGTGTCATATTTTTGTCATGAGAGATGCATGACAGCAAGAAACAAAAGTGTGTAGCACCAGACCTCTCACTGCACTCATGAGCAAAttaaataatgtaattattgatattatattgtgtACAGttaaacagacattttattattgcagaTTTGTTTTGTGGGAATACCATTCATGCCATGTTTGACCATGCAATGTTCAACTTTATCAGGTACTGTTTTGATGCATTTTGTCTTATATATTCAATGATTTATCATTATCGTAAGGTTCAGTGATTGAATTAAATAGTTATTTTGcaatttcatttaaataaaaatgcccCACTTGcattatactgtatgtatagtgccttgttttgttttgttttgttttgttttgttttttaataaataaggTTTTTATAATATATAGATAAGGCAAAGTTGTTATATTTGTAGTTAAAGTGGGATTcaattacaaatacaaatgaagcGTGTGAACAAGCAttcacaaaaactcaaaatattacAGACCAAACATGTGGACTTTTTTACTTTCTACCTGTATAAATACAACTAAATACATTTCAGCGCTCTTGGTTGAAAGTGAATTGAGGTCCTCAGTGACTTCTGCCAGTAAAAATCAGAGGTGTGCTGCAGTCCTGTCTAGTTGTAGAAAAAGCACTGTCATGCAAAGAAAGTGCCAGCTACGATACTAATTAGTTGCAGTTGTGTAATACTGTGTACTCcctcattttaaatatgtgaatCTTATACTGATTTTCAAGGCTAGTAAACACACTAAGAAGAACAGAAGAACAACACCTTTGTACTGTACAtgctgctttttcttcttttttggaggggggtgggggggtcatgTTTGGTTAACACAATTACGCATGAACGCCTTCAGATGACCTTCGACCTCTTTAGTATCAGAACAGGGTCAACTAGGCAAGAACATGGTCACTGGATGACACACGAGTACAATACAACAGCTCAGTGGTTCACCTTGAAAAGCCTTGGTTTCCAAAGCTCTGTCACTGGGAATACAGTGACAGAGCCTCTGATGGGAGGGATagttcacacaaaacacaaacctgTCTGATATGAGTTTTAAGAGACACATTTTCCCCTCAGCCAAAACTGTTTGAAAATCATGGcctgaggggaggaaaaaaatggagtcaaaacacactaaaaatgCTCACGACAAAAGCAGCTTTACTGGCcacagaaaagcagcagaaaagaaaaacaaaacacaccttgTTGGTCGGTTGTTACAGTAAAACACGTGCAGGATGCAAATTGGGTGTACTATCCCATTGAAAATGCTCATCTTTTGCACAGAGCCATGTCCCTTTGAACaggcaataaaataaagtaaaaaatacagtaaaataaatacagtaaaataaataaataaatagtgttgTCTTGGTCTGACCAATAGGGGCGAGACAACTCTGAAGGCAGCCAATGGCGGACGAGCAAAGGACTGTGGAGCCGACTGCAAGTCAAACCCCCCAAAATCAGTTTTCAGCTCTGCAAAGTCCATCTGTCCATTCCTGACAGCCCTGGCACCAGAACATGGTGTTCTATCATCGAAAGCTGATAACACTTGATGGTAACACAAATaaaagagcaggagaggaaaaacatcagaaacaaaacacatgaaaaaaaataaaaagcaagaaaaatcaTAACGGGGTTtagttatttacttatttacgtATTGCTACTTAACATCACCTGAAGGATTTTCCTGTTGGATGTTTTTCTATGTTTATCAAAACAAGTAAATTTGTCAATTCAGTTTCATTcctgcttatttgtttgtttggtttctgttgtgtttttaaagcaCCAATTTTTTATGAAGTTCAAACAcctaaacaaaaaacaaacaaacagtcgtGATCATTTCAagtatttccattatttttgtGATGCAGCAATTGTTTGAATTGTAATAGAACAGACAAATATCAgtgatttcttcttttttctgttttaatgttcaCAGAAAGTTCTTTTACCTGTGAAATTGTTATTTAACATGAAGGTAAATTGATAGAGGAAAGAGTAAAATGACCAAATTTGACAGATACAAAAGAAACAGCACCATcttctggtaaaaaaaaaaaaaataaaaaaaataaaaaaattatgcaaTATTTACCTACCAGAAATTATTAATCCGTGACAGAGGTGAGTGAAACTGAAAGTAGATTTTGACGTTGTTGAACAGAGCAGAGACGCCATTACAGAGTGTGAAATCATTACTGAAAAACACTTTGGATGATTATATTCAGAAAGTTGAAGTGGAGGTGATTTGGTGAGTCTTGTTTCTGACAGAAAATTTGGATACCAAAGCAAATGGCTGAGAAAACTGCTCTTGTTGAAAGTTATTTGAACTGccatgtgtgtgcagagactTTCAGAGATCCTGTGTCTCTAAGCTGCCACCACAGCTTCTGTTCCAGCTGCCTGAAACAATTCTGGGAACAAAGCAAGAACAAAAACTGTcccatttgtaaaagaaaatcaTCAAAGGATGATCCACTTGTGAACTTTACTCTGAAGGAACTGGCTGACTCCTTTGCTGGGAGACAGAAAGCTGCATcatctgagacagaaaaaggagaggaggaagtggagatgGTGTGTAGAGAACATAAAGAAGAACCTAAATGGTTCTGTAGGAACGaacagagagctgtgtgtgctgtctgtgaGTTCCCTCTCCACCACGGTCACAAAGTGGTTCCTATAGAAGAAGCAGTCAGTGAGCTGAAGGAGCAGCTCAAATCTGACTTGAAGTCTCTACAggacaagaagaaaaagtatGAAGATGCTGATGAAACATACAAAGACGTGGTTCAACTCTCCAAGAAGCAGCTGGTggccacagagaggcagatcAGAGCAGAGTTCAACAAGCTTCACCAGTtcctgaaagaggaagaggaggccagactGGCAgctctgagggaggaggaggagcagaagaggaagacagttaccagagagatgaagatgattgAGGAGAAGATCTCCTCTCTGTCAGACAGCATCTCTGCTGTTGAAAAAgacctgcagaaacacaatgtGCCGTTCCTCAGCAGTTATAAAAGCAGTCAGAGCAGCGCCAGATCCCAGTGCTCACAGCCGGATCCACAATTGGTCTCAGGAGCGCTGATAGAtgtggccaaacacctgggcaacctgtCCTTCAGAGTCTGGGAGAAGATGAGGGACAAGGTCAAGTTCAGTCCCGTCATCCTGGACCCAAACACTGCTAACGgatcactctctctgtctgatgaCCTGACCAGTGTGAGACGTGGAGACACAGTGCAGAAACTCCCTGACAacccagagagaaacacaaagtatGCCAATGTCCTGGGCTCTGAGGGCTTCAGCTCAGGGAAACACAGCTGGGAGGTGGAGATGGGAGACCATCCAAGCTGGACTATAGGTTTGGCTAAAGAGTCACTGGACAGGAAGGGGGAAGGACCTGCCTCACCAAAATATGGAATCTGGTGTTTAAAACATCACAGAGGAACATACACTAATGGGCTCAATAAGACCGTCACAGAGAAGAGTCTCCAGAGGTTCAGAGTCCAGCTGGACTATGACAGGGGGGAGGTTTCCTTCTACGACTCTGAGGACAAAACTCACATCTACACTTACAGAGACACTTTCACTGAGAAACTCCACCCATATTTCTCTATTGGAAATGCTACTCACGCAAAGACCAAAGATATCAAAGTCCTGCAAACTGAGCCTTCAGTGACTTTACAATGATGTcagttaggtgtgtgtgtgtgagagagcgagagagagagagagagagagagagagagagagagagagagagagagagagagagagagagagagaaggtagTTGAGGCTAAAAtttgatctcacacacacacacacacacacacgttgtcaTGACAGATTTGTAAATACTCTTTGACTTTTAAATCATCCaggtgtgagaaaaaaaatcagagtatgaagatttttttaaatcagtgtttctAAACTTTACACttgatgtaaatattttatgtaattttaaaaagcagaatTGTTTCCCTTCTCTGTCTCAAAAGTTTACTCAgaattaagaagaaaaaaaacaacacaatgcagTCCACCATGATGAACAGATATGAGCCTGTAGCTGTTCTAGATTAGTGAGTATAGCCAGAATTGAAATCAACAACGTTCTCACTTCCAGTTCACAAGCAGGAAATGATGTGAGTAAATATAGAAAAGTCAGaaggtgaggagagggagggacagagtcACATATACTGGAGGAGCCACAACAAGCAGgtggacatttattttttctattctctgtcatttattttatgtgaatgtaaacagcatctatgtgcaaatgtgtgtataGATGTGTTCTTATTTGATTTAATGATTTAGTCTTTGTGTAAATGGTGACTCAGAAGACACTTCACACACCTGTTTGATGAGACaggtgtggaggagagggaCGTGAGGATcaaaagttgtgtgtgtttgtgcataaatGAATCAATGAGGTGATATATTTTTGTCACAAGAGAGATTCATGACAGCAaggaacaatttttttttgcagacatcTTGTTTTTGCACCAGTGATCATATAAATAATTATGTACATAATATTGTGGACAATTATTTTTGTATCAATGGCATTCTCATTTTTGTGATGTtagaaaaatgtttcaaaatccAATGTTTCATTCTAGTGTCTTATGTTTGAATGCATATTGTTTTTCTACTtttaatgattttctttttattcaagTTCAATAATCAGGTTCAGTGATTGATATAAATGGTTATTTTGCAATTTCATTAAATGCTCTTCTTCCATGTAGTGCACTGttattttcaagtaaaaaaaaagattttaataataaatatgtacatttcttttttctcaagTTAAATGTGAACAAGCTCTCACGATGAGTGTAAATATTGTGGAGCAGAAATGTAAACGAGTGAACATGGAGCTGTTTGTGGGCTGAAAGAGCCACTCTGACAGGTGTGCTGAGCCAAAGGATCAGCACCAACATAATCTCTTGTGTCTCTGTAATCCTGTCAGAATATGGAGCCAGTAAACTGAGCAACAGGACAGATTCCCAAAAAGTGTGAGTAGTCCTTTCACTTTTGAGGTGACAAATACCTGCAGACTGCTTGAGCTGCAGTGTGGAAGAGCAGCGGCTCAGAGAATCATTTGCAAAAGGAGGATCAGGCTGCAGTTCAGCCCAGGAACTGACGAACAAAACCACTTTTAGAGGAAGAAGCTGCTTCTGCTTTGACATATGCTCAactttttctcttctccatATTGCATTTCTCTTTTGATGACTCTTTTCatctaaataaacaaactgcaaaCTACTTTTTGATCAAATAGTTCTATAACAACCACATATTTATCCagtaacatacagtatatagtcTTGAATCCTTTGCTTTCGTTctggcaggggaaaaaaaaaagtcctttatTTTGATAGATATAACCGGAAGTCAGTCTAAACAGCGTTTTAACGGTTTCCTTTTACTGCGATAGCCGGAAGTCCTTGTTGTTTGTGATTCTGGCCAGCTTAACCAAGCCGTAGCAGGAAGACGGTTTattttactaacatcttttaagCCAAAGATGCGCTATTTAATCACAATGGACGTTTGCCACCGTGTGCAAAGGTGAATAATGGCTGAATCACTTCGTCCGCAGTGAAATATTTCGTGGACTTTATCGTCGACGGAGGAGAAATGGGGACGTTAAGGGGAAGAGGAGCGATATTAGGCGAATCCTCCCCCTAAAGTTCCAAAGGTAACggtttttatattgttttcagACCACAGAACAGGCTGATAACGTCGCCTGtgatgataaatgaataaaactgttAGCAAATAGCTTAACAACCACTGCTAATAGTCTACGTTAATGTTATTCTGACGCATGTAGGTGTAAGGTAGCGTAGTGTTAATTAAGGCAGGTGTAGCCCTCTATAAAGGATGTAACGTTAGGATGGACGGCGATAAGATCACAGAAGTTTCCAAAggtgataaataataaaacagcatcTAAACCGAGGGGGGTTATCAAGGTTGGCAACAGTGTCAGCCcacttgaaatgattatctcaaCAGGGTCGTTTTGATATGTAGGCCTGTTCTGGAAGAGAAAATTGAGAATCATCTCATGACCCCTCTGATCATTTGTGCATATCTGTGTTGCCACGCTAGGACACGCCTCCGAGGAGAACAAGACCCTATCAGAGACGGTTATGGAGGAAGATGGATGCCTCCACAGCGAATCAGAGTCAAACACCCTGTCAGCAATGGGCGGGCCAGAACGGCTGGTCCTCTGCATCAGCTCCAGGACCCCCATGCAATCCTGTACCCAGGTTTCAGCATCTCGGCCTGGGCTTGCCTGCTGACCAGAGGCCCTCCTATGTTGACCTTGAGCCGACCAATCGGAGCTACCAGAGCAACTCATTGTCCACGAACCAAACTCATCATGGTGCTCACCAAAGCCCTTACATTTCATCCATGGTTCCTGTTGCGAGCCATGGAAAAAATATACCTCCATCCTCTCTTCCTGTAACAAATCACCCACCACTGCCGGATGGACCTCAACACATGTCACCATGCTCCCCCCATGGCCATTACGAAGCAATACCCCCTCCTTTTCAGCCTCCATACTCACCCCAGGGTTTAATGAATGGACTTCAGTCAACATATCAAAAAGATCTGCCTATTAGCCCACCATCAGTTGGACAATGTGTAACCCAGGGGCCACAGACCACACGACAGCCTGCTTATGGGAGCCCAAATGtgcagtctcctcctcttcctgctcctcctctg from Myripristis murdjan chromosome 9, fMyrMur1.1, whole genome shotgun sequence encodes:
- the LOC115364995 gene encoding tripartite motif-containing protein 35-like; this translates as MAEKTALVESYLNCHVCAETFRDPVSLSCHHSFCSSCLKQFWEQSKNKNCPICKRKSSKDDPLVNFTLKELADSFAGRQKAASSETEKGEEEVEMVCREHKEEPKWFCRNEQRAVCAVCEFPLHHGHKVVPIEEAVSELKEQLKSDLKSLQDKKKKYEDADETYKDVVQLSKKQLVATERQIRAEFNKLHQFLKEEEEARLAALREEEEQKRKTVTREMKMIEEKISSLSDSISAVEKDLQKHNVPFLSSYKSSQSSARSQCSQPDPQLVSGALIDVAKHLGNLSFRVWEKMRDKVKFSPVILDPNTANGSLSLSDDLTSVRRGDTVQKLPDNPERNTKYANVLGSEGFSSGKHSWEVEMGDHPSWTIGLAKESLDRKGEGPASPKYGIWCLKHHRGTYTNGLNKTVTEKSLQRFRVQLDYDRGEVSFYDSEDKTHIYTYRDTFTEKLHPYFSIGNATHAKTKDIKVLQTEPSVTLQ